AGTTGCTGTTGAAGAATCCAGAATAGGGCATAACCGATCACgggataaaaaaaacacgaaaataaACACAGAACCAAATTGCACAACTGTGAACATGCCATAGAGAGGCTGCTTGTTTGTTCGCGAAAGCTTtcgccgacgacgacgacgataacATCGTGCGACTATATCATAAAAGCGCATAAAATCGAGCGCGTGCTTTGCTCGGAAATTGGCCCTGGTCCGGGGCTTTTCCTTTTCCCAATCCAATCCCGGTTTCCAATTGTTGAAGAGGCCTTCTCAACGCGGGGAGGCCGCAGGTGTTTTCCGGCGTCTGCAAATTGTGCAACTTTTCCAAAACAGTCGTAAATCGGATGTTATGTTGCTTTTTGACGATGATGATTGTGCTTTGCGTTATGCAAACAGGAAGAGATTGAACTTGTTTTCCAGGCGTAATTCATTTCGACGACAATAAACTTCGCGTGGCCCAGAGAGAAGCGTTCTTTGATTTGAGTTGTAGCGGAGATTTATGACCCGAAGCGATGTTACAAAGGTTGTAGAATAATTTCCTCCAAAACTCATATGAATATTGGATTTAAAGTTAAGTGCAAttgatttgagatttttcatgttattttttattctcaaccTACGGTCACACAGcattcaaataagcagtcaaaacgcaataatttaataaaaacaactttgaaattttttcttgtatgacatcgaatatattttttgagCTACAAGTAaagtttgtgctttgtttacatgaattgtactgcaagaaacaagcaatatttttcaaccaaacttatattttttttaactttcagtgCATCTCTGAcgaactttgaatgaaaaaacaacacattAAATTCGACTCTCAGgtaattttttaatgcaaaaatcgaatgaactttttgatgtTTGGTACTCCAATAAGGGTTAATTGAACATTGAGGTTTTTCTCGCACATAAATAAAGTCTTTTCAAAATTACAGCacgaaactcaaaacttaagtCCCAAAGCAACCGACATCGAGTTGATAGCCTTAAATTATTAGAGGTTGGTGCTCGTAATTATTGCCACATTACCTTTCCCAGAAGGGTTAACACCATCAGACATCTCCCCTCCACTGactaaaataaacacaaaattgtCTAGTTTCCTTTCCCGGAAGAGAGAAGTTTTATCACACATCCCCAAACTGAAAAGCAAACAGAGATAAATTCTTGGCAAGGCAAAAGCTTCGGTACCAACGACCCAGAAAAAGCTGCTGACGtgaaaagattttgatttattacAATTAGtggttaaattttaataactcCCCCGCATGCAGGGAAAGATAAAAAGTGAACAGGAAGTGTTGAGAGAAGGTTGGCGACACAACTTTTGGACACGTCTACAATGTAACACGAAAAATCTCCTAGTCCCATCTGTCACCTTGGCTCAGCAGCAGAGCAGCCTTTAGAAGACAGGAAACGGAGAGGGGGGGTTTCCAGGGCCCTTAATATTTTCGGAATGAAAAACAACGAGACTTTTCCGGATGAAATTTCACATCCTGTGATCCTGTGTTTGTCTTTGGGCTTTTCAGTTTTTGTTGGTTTGCTGAAGATTTGTGGATGCCGAGTAATTAGTGACGACGGTGTGGGCAAATATCTGGCACTTGTTCTTTGGCTTTCACTAAAGCAGGGCGAGTCGTTAATCAAACAGGGAGGATGCAAATtaaagcacattttttttattttgatgtctAATAAATGGCTATAGAAAATATGATCGACCTTTCGAAGACTTTAATGTTTGAAGAGGTTTTTTAGCATTAAAGttaattttattggaattttatcTTAAACGATTGATTAGATAAAGCTAACTAATGTTATTATTAAGTTTCAAAAGTGACACTTCACCTTCTTGTCTCATTGTCAATGGTTagtgtatttaaaaaagaaataaaaaaaatcaagtttccaaaacaaaatttgagttttttttagccAAGCTAAATGAGGTgttaagaaaatcaagcaatCGATGTATTGAAGAAATATAAGCTCCTTAATGCTAAAAGGTTTGTACGAAGGTGATCGCTCCTAGGTACGCTACTGATCGCAGCCCATCAATGCCCCCCCATTGTCGGTGCGGTGGGCCGTTGGGAGAAGTTTTTCACGATCGCAGAACAATAGCCCAGCGATCCTCTCCACGAAGACGAAACTCACCACAACCGGCTGGCTGGCTGGTAGTAGACAATTGGCAAGGTAGTCCAGTCTAAGTCACCGTCCGTTGTCGTTGTAACCACGCTTGTATCGTGTAGTTTATTGCTCAAATAGTTTAAGTTAAATTAAGAATAAATTGTTAAGTCGAATTTGTGTTTAACTTCCTAAGTGCGCGTGTTCTTGTTTAACGGATGACCGGCCCACCCTGCTTATAATTGCATGCAGCAGGGGCCAGTAATAGCCACAAGAAAATTTGGGATCCCACCATCAACCCCCTTCGATGTTGGACGGAGGAACGTCGGCACCAGCTATCATCAATTAAGCCAGACGGTAAGGTGCAGAGTGAAAAGGTCGTTGACCCTCTACCCCCcaacattttggtccttcgaaccggattttTCGGACCATTTTGGAAGCCACCTGGAACGGTACAAGGAACCATTTTCTTCGCGGGATCGCCATTACAACCAAGCCGCCGAGCCCAAGCTTAATTCGCCATTGAAATTAAGCCAACAATACACTCCTGCATGCGCGCCATTGTCTCTTGGCTTGGCTTGGCTCGACTTGGTGCATCGGCCCATCAATTGCGGGTTTTTTGGATTCATCTGCAATCAACTTGCTGGAGGCTGGCAAGTTTAAACAACACACATCAACGCAGCGACCGGTGATTACGAGCCACAACTCAGGTGCCAACGAATTTGGTCGTTGGTTTGGACCTCGGTGCCTTAGACTCGGAAACAATCTCCCTGGACTATCCGTTGGTAAGCTGCAACGATTGGCGGCGATTGGAACATCGCTGTGGGCCTTTAGGTTTCCAGATCACGGACGGTGATTGGAACATCATCGTCACCATCATCATCGACTGCAGCTCAGACGAGGTGAAAGGTTTCGCTACCCGATTGCTGGTTTGACGATCAACACATATTGGTTCGATGTCAGTGGTTATCAagcgattttaaatttacgtaaGTTAAATGAAATcgggaaaatatttattttcttttggaaaaaaaatataattctaaCGGTAATTAATCCTCTTCAACCCAAACACTATTACCTGAGCCCTGGCGTCATAGGACAAGAGGTCCATGactcgaagttttttttcttgtctgaCGAATTGTTTGGGTTGCTTCCTGGTGCGTTTGCCCGGGGATTCTGATGTGATTTGGAGAGTTCCTTTGAACGTTTGCAAGTTTTGTCAGTTTGTGTCGGACTGTGTCTGTTGGTTCATGATTGGAACCGCGATTGGAAAATTGCATTGTATTTTGGACTCTAAATCTTGTCGTTTATACCACAGTGAAGCTGTGAGGTGCTATATTGTAATTTTGGACTTGTTTAATGGATATTGAAAACGGTAccacaattattttattttttgttgaattatgGAATGCTAATGCGAAACACAATTacccatttgaaaatttatcacgcTCGGTCAACGTTGTTGTATTTTGGTGCTGAAAGTGAATCCAGCCTGTTTTGAGTCTGTTTTGTGTCAGATTGGTTTACATATGATTTGTGAGATTGTGTAAGAGATTTTATCAGCTTTGGGCTGATTGTAACAAAAACTATAAGATATTGAATTGTCAGATTGTGTCAGAGATTTATCAGCTTTGGGCTGGTTTACCGTCAGTAACACTgtgtttgtcagtttttgttggaattttttggattttgattaattATGCCTGTCACAAAGAAGGTGACGTCTGCAGCTGCAGCAACTGCTGCTGCGCCATCCTTAAAACTATTGAACGTTAAATTTAGACAGATTCAAATATCGGCGGGAGACATTTGGCGATTTGTCGATAACTTTCAAGAAGAATGTTCTACTTCTGAAATTGAGGTACGCCTGGAGGAGTTAGACAGTTTATGGGAACGGTTTAACGATGCGTTAGTAGACATTCAATCGCATGAAGACTTTGATGAATTCGAAAATACCTGCGAAAAAGATAGGCTACTTTATAGTGAGCAATATTACCATGCAAAATCGTTCCTGATGGAGAGAATTAAAGAGAGGAGGAGGGTTCCGGAAAATGAACAAACTTCTCGGGCCAACGAAAGCTTATCACAATCCACACTTGATCATGTTCGACTTTCTCAGATCAAGTTGCAGACCTTCAATGGTGACATTGAAGAATGGTTAAGCTTTAGGGATCTTTATACTTCGTTGATTCATTGGAAACCCGACTTACCTGAAGTGGAAAAGTTCCACTATTTAAAGGGCTGCTTGCAAGGTGAACCGAAAGCCCTTATTGACCCTTTGAAAATTACTCAAGCAAACTATCAAATCGCTTGGGATTTGTTAGTAAAGCGCTACAATAACAACAAACAACTTCGGAAAAGACAGGTTCAAGCCCTGTTCCAACTGCCAACACTCACCAAGGAATCCGTCACAGATTTGCACGTTCTTTTAGAAGGCTTCGAAAGAATTGTGCAGACCTTGGATCAAATCGTACAACCGGTAGATTATAAGGATCTGCTATTGGTTCAGATTCTCTCCTCGCGTCTCGATCCAGTGACACGCAGAGGATGGGAAGAATTTTCGGCAAATGAGGACcaagatttgataaaaaacttgACGGAATTTCTGCAGAGGCGAGTTCGCGTTTTGGAATCGTTACCAGCTAAACCAGTTCAGCAAAAACTTCCACAGCAGCAATTACCATCTGTTAAACCAAAACCATTCGTGAGGCGAAGCTTTAATACGGTTCAAACGTTCGGCAAACGTTGTGTAGCTTGCGCGTCAGATCATCCGCTGTATCAATGTTCAAGTTTTCAGCGCATGGCAGTGGCTGATCGGGAAAAGCTGTTGCGAACGAATCAACTGTGTCGGAATTGTTTCAACAAGGGTCACAAGGCGGTAGAATGCAGGTCAAAATACTCTTGCCGACATTGCAAGGGTCGTCATCATAGTCTGGTCTGCTTCGACCACGAAAGGGCAGCATCAACAAGTTCGGAACAACGCAGAGGTGAATCAACGCGTACGGATTCTGCAACCAGCTCCACACAAGTCACTACATCAGCAGCAACGGTCACGAAATCAGCGAATACTTCACAGTGCTCAGCGCAAATTCTTTTGGCAACCGCAGTGGTGGTTCTAGAGGACGATTACGGTAATCGGTATCCAGCACGGGCTCTTTTGGACTCGGGGTCAGAGAGCAATCTACTCACGGAGCGCATGAGCCAACGCCTGAAGGTTTCCAGGGAAAGGGTGGACATTTCGGTGATTGGAATCGGGCAAGCATCCACCAGGGTTAAGCAGAGAATTCGAGCATCTGTCAGATCACGCATTTCCGAATTCGAACGGTCGATGAGTTTCCTCGTTTTGCCAAAGGTAACCGCTAACTTGCCTGTCGCCTCGATAACCACCAAGGGATGGAAGATTCCAAAGGGTATTGAACTTGCTGATCCGTCCTTTTCAGTTTCTGGTGAAGTTGACATCGTTTTGGGTATTGAAGCTTTCTTCGAATACTTTGATAGTGGCAAGAAGATCCATCTTGGGGCTGAGCTACCAACACTGAACTATTCCGTATTTGGATGGGTAgtttgtggagggatttctcaATCTAGAACCTCTATCTCCGTGGCGAATAATTCCATTTCGGCAGAAGAATCCCTAGAATCCTTGATGACTCGATTTTGGTCCCTAGAGGAGGTCGAGTCCCCGGTCGTATTTTCACCTGAAGAAGCTCGCTGCGAAACCCTATTTACCCAGACGGTGCAGCGACAGCCTAATGGACGTTATACAGTCACTTTACCCAAGAATGAAAACGTTTTGGCGCAACTTGGCGAATCTAAGGAGATCGCATTGCGGCGTTTTCTAGCCACGGAACGAAGATTAGCCAGAGATGAGAACCTGAGAAGTCAATATATCGCTTTTATGGAAGAATATGTCAGTTTGGGTCATATGCGTAAGGTTCATGAGTCAGTTAATGAGTCAGCTTATGAGTCTGTTGAAGAGTCAGCAGAACGGTCTGTTGGAATGCTTCAGAATGAGTCTGTTAAGAAGTCAGTTGATGAGTCAGTTGATAAGTCAGTAAGAACAATGTCAGTGAATGCGTCAGTAAACAATGCCAGAAGTTTGTCAGAATGTAGCATGGGTCAGAAATCAGTCAGACGCTGTTATTTGCCCCATCACCCGGTGGTTAAAGAGGCCAGCACCACCACGAAGCTGAGAGTGGTATTCGATGCTTCTTGTAAAACATCTTCCGGAATATCCCTTAACGATTCTTTGCTAGTCGGTCCGGTTGTTCAAGAAGATTTACGATCGATCATCCTACGTTGCCGCACCAAACAGTTTATGATAGTCGCTGATGTGGAGAAAATGTTTCGTCAGATTGAAGTCCACCGATCAGATCAATCTCTCCAGTCAATATTATGGAGATCTTCTCCTACCGATGAGATTTCGACCTACGAACTTTGCACGGTGACCTACGGAACAAAACCTGCACCGTTTTTGGCCACACGCACGCTTCGACAACTCGCTATGGATGAGGAGGTCAATTTCCCACTAGCAGCAAGGGCTGTTCTCGACGATACGTATATGGATGACGTAATCACAGGAACAGATGATGCCTCAGAAGCCGGAACCCTACGAAGTCAACTGGATGAATTGATGTCAAGCGGAGGATTTCGCTTGAGGAAATACGCGTCTAATTGCTTGGAGATCTTAGGCAATATACCCCAAGAAAACTTGGCTATTCCTTGCTCGGAAGGAATTCCCCTCGATCTCAATCCATCGGTTAAAACTTTGGGCCTTACGTGGATGCCCTTGTCAGATGAATTCAGCTTCCAGTTTTCTTTGCAACCTTTAGACGATAGCGAGCCTTTAACCAAACGTCGAATCCTAGCAATTATCGCTGCATTGTTTGATCCTTTGGGGCTACTTGGAGCTACGATAGCAAGCGCGAAGATTTTTATGCAACTACTTTGGACGTTGCAAGATGAAAAAGGAGAAAAACTTAATTGGGATCAGCCGGTGCCTCAAATGGTGGGTGAGCAGTGGAAGAAATATAATCGCCAACTTCCGCTTTTAAATCAAGTCAAGCTCAATCGTTGTGTCATCATACCTCAGCCGACTTCGGTGGAATTACACTTATTTTCTGATGCATCTGAGAAGGCTTATGGTGCGTGTGCCTACGTGCGCAGTCAGAATCGGGACGGTCAGGTAAAGGTCAGCTTGCTCACTTCAAACGGTCAAACATTATTTTAGAACCCGTATTGTGTTTGTGTAATGTTTGGGTacttaaaatgattttatgcTTACCAATTTGcgttttaaaaatcgtttcGGTTGAAAGCTACTCACGCTGTGCGTTCGAATTTGAAATATATATCatcaatattaaaatgttaaaaaaaaataaagatttttaactCTAGCCTTGGTTCCTGGATGAAATTTGCTtggaaatctgtgaaattattattatttcaaagaTTCAAGTAAATTTCATCTACATCCTttgtttaaaatactttttcacaCTAAGTAGTATAAAAATCAGACCTTTTGGAAATACGCACAGAAAACCGAAATTTTCATcagagaatttgaaaaaaaaaaaacgattcagcGTTCAACGCTGaaaagaagttttcaaaaataaaaaaaataattctatcgttttttgagttattgttgGAATGAACgcagcaaaaaaataaaaaataacttcattTCGATATTccagaagaatttcaaattcaaataaagtgAAGATATCGctgattcaaacaaaaaagattttcataagGAAACGAATCGAACGTTTTTATGTATCGTagaaaggtgtttaaaaaattcCGTTTTTATGAGGAAAATGTGATACAAATAATGTCTTtgtttggaagaacgaatgtttgaagaaaagttcaaattatttgaaaaaaatttaatgtgttaaaaaacgacaacaaaacCTAACTTTACTAAGAGCCGGACATAATAAATTTCAGCTGCCTGACTTGCATATGGATtcgttgatgaatttttttttcaaataatttcaaataaaaaacctcTAAAttcgtttgattttaaaacaaaatcaccaaaaatttgttgtttcaactatttttaccTAGCAGATCTTTTAATTATTATCTAAAGACTTTGGCAAAGAATTGACGCATGTTTTTTAAAGTGCAGGCCCACCGAgaacattttgaattaaaaatatcccATTGGTTTACAACATCGGTggtcaacattttcaacagcgAGGCCAAATTTCTGAAATGAAATTGGCTGGTGGGCCTAAAAATAGCAAGTTAAACgggagtattaaaaaaaaattacagatttttgaaaacgctataaaaacattttcctaGGTCACATCGAGTGAAGATAaagcttaccagattgcccggttttatccaagTTCGCCCGAATTCGTAATACAAAATTTGCGAAAAGTTCGGTCGGCTCGGATGCTcggatttttatgaaaaattatacgATTTAGGTATTCACCTTTTTGCAAatccaacataaaaaaatcaaattgtaatgtagtttttttgttaatgcATCTCAAACAAGAATTTTTGAAtaggttttaa
This sequence is a window from Uranotaenia lowii strain MFRU-FL chromosome 3, ASM2978415v1, whole genome shotgun sequence. Protein-coding genes within it:
- the LOC129752267 gene encoding uncharacterized protein LOC129752267, which gives rise to MPVTKKVTSAAAATAAAPSLKLLNVKFRQIQISAGDIWRFVDNFQEECSTSEIEVRLEELDSLWERFNDALVDIQSHEDFDEFENTCEKDRLLYSEQYYHAKSFLMERIKERRRVPENEQTSRANESLSQSTLDHVRLSQIKLQTFNGDIEEWLSFRDLYTSLIHWKPDLPEVEKFHYLKGCLQGEPKALIDPLKITQANYQIAWDLLVKRYNNNKQLRKRQVQALFQLPTLTKESVTDLHVLLEGFERIVQTLDQIVQPVDYKDLLLVQILSSRLDPVTRRGWEEFSANEDQDLIKNLTEFLQRRVRVLESLPAKPVQQKLPQQQLPSVKPKPFVRRSFNTVQTFGKRCVACASDHPLYQCSSFQRMAVADREKLLRTNQLCRNCFNKGHKAVECRSKYSCRHCKGRHHSLVCFDHERAASTSSEQRRGESTRTDSATSSTQVTTSAATVTKSANTSQCSAQILLATAVVVLEDDYGNRYPARALLDSGSESNLLTERMSQRLKVSRERVDISVIGIGQASTRVKQRIRASVRSRISEFERSMSFLVLPKVTANLPVASITTKGWKIPKGIELADPSFSVSGEVDIVLGIEAFFEYFDSGKKIHLGAELPTLNYSVFGWVVCGGISQSRTSISVANNSISAEESLESLMTRFWSLEEVESPVVFSPEEARCETLFTQTVQRQPNGRYTVTLPKNENVLAQLGESKEIALRRFLATERRLARDENLRSQYIAFMEEYVSLGHMRKVHESVNESAYESVEESAERSVGMLQNESVKKSVDESVDKSVRTMSVNASVNNARSLSECSMGQKSVRRCYLPHHPVVKEASTTTKLRVVFDASCKTSSGISLNDSLLVGPVVQEDLRSIILRCRTKQFMIVADVEKMFRQIEVHRSDQSLQSILWRSSPTDEISTYELCTVTYGTKPAPFLATRTLRQLAMDEEVNFPLAARAVLDDTYMDDVITGTDDASEAGTLRSQLDELMSSGGFRLRKYASNCLEILGNIPQENLAIPCSEGIPLDLNPSVKTLGLTWMPLSDEFSFQFSLQPLDDSEPLTKRRILAIIAALFDPLGLLGATIASAKIFMQLLWTLQDEKGEKLNWDQPVPQMVGEQWKKYNRQLPLLNQVKLNRCVIIPQPTSVELHLFSDASEKAYGACAYVRSQNRDGQVKVSLLTSNGQTLF